The following proteins are encoded in a genomic region of Synechococcus sp. CBW1002:
- a CDS encoding isoprenylcysteine carboxylmethyltransferase family protein, with amino-acid sequence MNQSDAPAYGLWGLAVVNAAVFIFFAFSFFKPKTPRDWRSFGAFSAFLVALFAEMYGFPLTIYLLSGWLGSRYPSVNWLSHDAGHLLETLFGWRVNPHFGPFHIASFVLIAGGFMLIARGWDMLYAAQQKHELATTGIYARLRHPQYLGLILVMTGFLLQWPTLLTLAMYPVLVVMYLRLAKQEEREAVREFGDRYRDYLSAVPGFLPWRHR; translated from the coding sequence ATGAACCAAAGTGACGCCCCGGCCTATGGCCTCTGGGGACTGGCGGTGGTGAATGCCGCTGTTTTCATCTTCTTTGCCTTCAGTTTCTTCAAGCCAAAGACGCCGCGTGACTGGCGCAGCTTTGGGGCATTCAGCGCCTTCCTGGTGGCCTTGTTTGCCGAGATGTATGGATTTCCACTGACGATTTACCTCCTCTCCGGCTGGCTTGGGAGTCGCTATCCATCCGTGAACTGGCTCTCCCATGATGCGGGACACCTATTGGAAACGCTGTTTGGCTGGCGGGTGAATCCGCATTTCGGCCCCTTCCATATCGCCAGTTTCGTGCTGATCGCTGGCGGCTTCATGCTCATCGCCAGGGGCTGGGACATGCTTTATGCCGCCCAGCAAAAGCATGAACTGGCGACCACCGGCATCTACGCGCGTCTGCGTCACCCCCAGTACCTGGGCCTCATTCTGGTGATGACAGGATTCCTTCTGCAATGGCCCACGTTGCTCACCCTGGCGATGTATCCAGTGCTTGTGGTGATGTACCTGCGCCTTGCAAAGCAAGAGGAGCGGGAGGCTGTGCGCGAGTTTGGAGATCGCTATCGGGACTATCTTTCGGCTGTGCCGGGCTTTCTTCCCTGGCGGCATCGGTAA
- a CDS encoding DUF305 domain-containing protein, translated as MGHHHAALDQKRSAALRLAAAAGLGALVLSLEAPARSVPPQVVAQAGSGMGRGLSGPGRMAAQSMDQHFIVMMIPHHDGAIAMADLALSRARRPEIKELARSIKASQSQENAQMRTWYRQWFGGDVPSWTTGGAMGMGGMGMGMGGGMKMGGMGMGMGGMGMGMGGMGMGMGTSLAALKNAADFDRAFIEQMIPHHRMGVMMASMAQSNSQHPQLRELQQTMVRVQSQEIEQMAQWYRSWYGTS; from the coding sequence ATGGGCCATCACCATGCCGCGTTGGACCAGAAACGTTCGGCGGCGCTCAGGCTCGCGGCCGCTGCAGGGCTGGGAGCGCTCGTTCTGTCGCTGGAGGCTCCAGCGCGCTCGGTGCCGCCCCAGGTGGTGGCCCAAGCCGGAAGCGGGATGGGAAGGGGACTAAGCGGTCCGGGGCGGATGGCGGCCCAGTCGATGGATCAGCACTTCATCGTGATGATGATTCCTCACCATGACGGGGCGATCGCCATGGCAGATCTTGCCCTCTCCCGCGCGCGCAGGCCCGAGATCAAGGAGCTGGCCCGCAGCATCAAGGCCAGCCAGAGCCAGGAGAACGCCCAGATGCGGACCTGGTACCGGCAGTGGTTTGGCGGCGATGTTCCCAGCTGGACGACCGGAGGAGCCATGGGTATGGGCGGCATGGGGATGGGCATGGGTGGTGGCATGAAGATGGGCGGCATGGGCATGGGGATGGGCGGCATGGGCATGGGGATGGGCGGCATGGGCATGGGGATGGGCACAAGCCTGGCCGCCCTGAAGAATGCCGCCGACTTCGATCGTGCCTTCATCGAGCAGATGATTCCGCACCACCGCATGGGCGTGATGATGGCCTCGATGGCCCAATCCAACAGCCAGCATCCGCAGCTGCGGGAGCTGCAGCAGACCATGGTTCGGGTGCAGAGCCAGGAGATCGAACAGATGGCGCAGTGGTATCGCAGCTGGTACGGAACGTCCTGA
- a CDS encoding DUF305 domain-containing protein: MYPFRFTATLIGLASALTVAAPALAQMPGGMNHEGHQGMPGMMNMPGMSAPAGSAPAHAAHAHDVGPAGATYDLRFIDGMVQHHTGALRMSEFVFNIGQPGVGALGKTIWRDQANEIRAMGLWRKAWYPQAPVYPVSLASGGDPNSLSGLTRMSQAQIDGMRMMGELPTKDNRVVWFLEGMLEHHGGALMMAHDALAKSTNPTIRRFARGVIVAQRAEIIELRRMLAVEGLRKPEYSKYDALFRL, from the coding sequence ATGTACCCATTCCGCTTCACCGCCACCCTGATCGGTCTGGCCTCTGCCCTCACCGTTGCGGCTCCTGCCCTGGCCCAGATGCCCGGTGGCATGAATCACGAAGGGCACCAGGGCATGCCAGGGATGATGAACATGCCTGGGATGTCTGCTCCGGCCGGATCCGCCCCGGCCCATGCCGCCCACGCCCACGACGTGGGCCCGGCCGGTGCCACCTACGACCTGCGCTTCATCGACGGCATGGTGCAGCACCACACCGGCGCCCTTCGGATGAGCGAATTCGTCTTCAACATCGGCCAGCCCGGCGTGGGAGCGCTCGGCAAAACGATCTGGCGCGACCAGGCCAACGAGATCCGGGCCATGGGCCTCTGGCGCAAGGCCTGGTACCCCCAGGCACCCGTTTACCCCGTGTCCCTGGCCTCCGGAGGCGATCCCAACAGCCTCAGCGGCCTCACCCGCATGAGCCAGGCCCAGATCGATGGCATGCGGATGATGGGCGAACTCCCCACCAAGGACAACCGGGTGGTGTGGTTCTTGGAGGGCATGCTCGAGCACCACGGCGGGGCGCTGATGATGGCCCACGACGCCCTGGCCAAGAGCACCAACCCCACGATCCGACGCTTCGCGCGAGGGGTGATCGTGGCCCAGCGCGCCGAGATCATCGAACTGCGCAGGATGCTGGCGGTGGAGGGCTTGCGCAAGCCGGAGTACAGCAAATACGACGCTCTTTTTCGTCTTTGA
- a CDS encoding heavy metal translocating P-type ATPase, translating into MNAATITQTPGHSHGKPGSHGPPPTGGGKGMAKDPICGMVVPKATALSAQRGGRDYYFCSQTCLQTFQNPDRELRVMRRRVGFVIGGVLALALFRAGAFIALAAGISLVSWVPLPALPWMSWGKWLFVLATPVQFIGGWSFYTGAWAALKRRALNMDVLIALGTSVAYFYSVVVVFAPTWLPVGVNERDVYFEVSAVVIAFVLMGKYMEEIIKKRSSAAVRKLLDLQPATATVIRDGMEMTVPADAIDTGETVLVRPGEKIPADGVVLEGSSSVDESLLTGESLPVAKQAGAELIGGTVNGNGLLRFQASRVGSDTALAQIVRIVEEAQASTASVQRLADQVTGWFVPAAVLIAFAAFALWTLAGQFSSGLLAFIAVLVISCPCALGIATPAALMVGVGKGAEQGILIRSGEVLERAEKLTTVVFDKTGTLTLGKPVLTDLEPLASQSEQEVLQLAGSLEHGSEHPLAAAIAEAVAARHLELLPLKQFEAQVGEGITAKEGGDVVWFGNRSLASRFLPRLPEPVEGQLAGLEAQGKTAMLLGRADQILGVIAVADTVRPEAEQAVALLRRRGVRVIMLSGDNRTTAEAIAAQVGITEVIAEVRPADKAGTIKSLQLDGQNVAMVGDGVNDAPALATANIGIAIGSGSDVAKEAGDIILMGNDVRLVVTAIGLSRATMRKIRQNLFWAFIYNGIGIPIAALGWLNPMIAGAAMALSSLSVIVNSSLLRRYRAA; encoded by the coding sequence ATGAACGCGGCGACAATCACCCAGACCCCTGGCCATTCCCACGGGAAGCCCGGAAGCCACGGCCCGCCGCCCACCGGCGGCGGCAAGGGAATGGCCAAGGATCCGATCTGCGGCATGGTGGTTCCCAAGGCCACAGCCCTCAGCGCCCAGCGCGGCGGCCGCGACTACTACTTCTGCAGCCAGACCTGCCTGCAGACCTTCCAGAATCCCGACCGCGAATTGCGCGTCATGCGCCGCCGGGTGGGCTTCGTGATCGGCGGGGTGCTGGCGCTGGCGCTGTTCCGGGCCGGAGCCTTCATCGCCCTGGCGGCCGGCATCAGCCTGGTGTCCTGGGTGCCGCTGCCGGCACTGCCCTGGATGAGCTGGGGGAAGTGGCTGTTCGTGCTTGCCACTCCGGTGCAGTTCATCGGTGGCTGGTCGTTCTACACCGGCGCCTGGGCGGCCCTCAAGCGCCGCGCCCTCAACATGGATGTGCTGATCGCCCTGGGCACCTCCGTCGCCTACTTCTACAGCGTGGTGGTGGTCTTCGCGCCCACCTGGCTTCCGGTTGGCGTCAATGAACGGGACGTCTATTTCGAAGTCTCGGCGGTGGTGATCGCCTTCGTGCTGATGGGCAAATACATGGAGGAGATCATCAAGAAACGCTCCTCTGCCGCCGTGCGCAAGTTGCTCGATCTTCAGCCCGCCACGGCCACGGTGATCCGCGACGGCATGGAGATGACCGTGCCCGCCGATGCCATCGACACCGGCGAGACGGTGCTGGTGCGCCCGGGCGAGAAGATCCCCGCCGATGGGGTGGTGCTGGAGGGCAGCTCCTCGGTGGACGAATCCTTGCTCACCGGTGAATCCCTGCCAGTGGCCAAACAGGCCGGTGCCGAACTCATCGGCGGCACCGTGAATGGCAATGGCCTGCTCCGTTTTCAGGCCAGCCGGGTGGGATCCGACACCGCCCTGGCCCAGATCGTTCGCATCGTGGAGGAGGCCCAGGCCAGCACGGCCAGCGTGCAGCGCCTGGCCGATCAGGTCACGGGCTGGTTTGTTCCAGCCGCGGTGCTGATCGCCTTCGCGGCGTTTGCCCTCTGGACCCTGGCGGGCCAGTTCAGCAGTGGTCTGCTGGCCTTCATCGCCGTGCTGGTGATTTCCTGCCCCTGTGCCCTGGGCATCGCCACCCCAGCGGCCCTGATGGTGGGGGTGGGCAAGGGCGCGGAGCAGGGCATCCTGATCCGCAGCGGCGAGGTGCTGGAGCGGGCTGAGAAGCTCACCACCGTGGTCTTCGACAAGACAGGCACGCTCACCTTGGGCAAGCCGGTGCTCACCGATCTGGAGCCCCTGGCAAGCCAGTCGGAGCAGGAGGTGCTTCAGCTCGCAGGGTCCCTGGAGCACGGCTCCGAACATCCCCTGGCAGCGGCAATTGCCGAGGCCGTTGCAGCGCGCCATCTGGAGCTGCTGCCGCTGAAGCAGTTTGAGGCCCAGGTGGGCGAGGGCATCACCGCCAAAGAGGGCGGGGACGTCGTCTGGTTCGGCAACCGTTCCCTGGCAAGCCGCTTCCTGCCTCGGCTTCCCGAGCCTGTGGAAGGCCAGCTCGCTGGGCTCGAGGCCCAGGGGAAAACGGCCATGTTGCTGGGGCGCGCCGATCAGATCCTGGGGGTGATCGCCGTCGCTGACACGGTCAGGCCCGAGGCCGAGCAGGCCGTGGCCCTGCTGCGGCGCCGTGGGGTGCGGGTGATCATGCTCAGCGGCGACAACCGCACCACCGCAGAGGCGATTGCCGCCCAGGTGGGGATCACCGAGGTGATCGCCGAGGTCCGGCCTGCCGACAAGGCCGGAACGATCAAGTCCCTGCAGTTGGATGGGCAGAACGTGGCCATGGTGGGTGATGGCGTCAATGACGCCCCGGCCCTGGCCACGGCCAACATCGGCATCGCCATCGGCTCGGGATCGGATGTGGCCAAGGAAGCCGGTGACATCATCTTGATGGGCAACGACGTGCGGCTGGTCGTGACCGCCATCGGCCTGTCGCGGGCCACCATGCGCAAGATCCGCCAGAACCTCTTCTGGGCCTTCATCTACAACGGGATCGGCATCCCGATTGCTGCCCTCGGCTGGCTGAACCCGATGATCGCCGGGGCGGCCATGGCCCTGAGTTCGCTCTCGGTGATCGTCAACTCGTCGCTGTTGCGTCGCTACCGGGCCGCTTGA
- a CDS encoding DUF3721 domain-containing protein, producing the protein MTQHSTGPFQQTNRWALLAALVAATFAPLLVSAPAAAHMKGMFKTKQEAEKRAAELKCKGAFAMGSLWMPCANMQDLHKAMDKE; encoded by the coding sequence ATGACCCAGCACTCCACCGGCCCCTTCCAGCAGACCAACCGTTGGGCTCTGCTGGCGGCCCTCGTAGCGGCGACCTTCGCTCCGCTGCTCGTCAGCGCACCCGCTGCGGCGCACATGAAGGGCATGTTCAAGACCAAGCAGGAGGCGGAGAAACGCGCCGCCGAACTCAAGTGCAAGGGGGCTTTTGCGATGGGCTCCCTCTGGATGCCCTGCGCCAACATGCAGGATCTGCACAAGGCAATGGATAAGGAGTGA
- a CDS encoding major capsid protein gives MACRTWQQVVLSLGPGPWSVPLGLTLIEAQKYARRAEQLAVLKTFAEGELLRRLPFRNLVGGSLSFPAETKLPRVGFRAVNEGYRQSYGVINSDSEFVHLFGGDLDVDRSIVDLQGPEARAAQTEMKVRSMRLTLEAAIINGDDTFDPRAFNGLSKRLTPGDDQTIDNGGSTLNLLALEALTDSVIGYGGDKVLIASKAARRQISTASRQAGGDLYEVIDSRHYFEGVEILLVEEDAEGNAVLGYDEPGDTTSIYCCVLGDAAVCGLQGPFEGRYGISVRDFGEVHDAPVFRTRVDWYVGFAVCNRKAAARLFNVAPMPLVLP, from the coding sequence ATGGCCTGCAGGACCTGGCAACAGGTGGTGTTGTCACTGGGGCCAGGCCCCTGGAGCGTGCCCTTGGGCCTGACCTTGATCGAGGCGCAGAAATACGCCCGCCGCGCTGAACAGTTGGCGGTGCTCAAGACCTTCGCGGAAGGGGAGCTGCTGCGCCGCCTGCCCTTCCGCAACCTCGTGGGCGGCTCCCTGAGCTTCCCGGCAGAGACCAAGCTGCCCCGCGTCGGTTTCCGGGCCGTCAACGAGGGCTACCGCCAGAGCTACGGCGTCATCAACTCCGATTCGGAGTTCGTGCACCTGTTCGGGGGAGACCTGGATGTGGACCGCTCGATCGTGGACCTGCAGGGTCCTGAGGCCCGCGCTGCCCAGACCGAGATGAAGGTGCGCTCGATGCGGCTGACGCTTGAGGCGGCGATCATCAACGGCGATGACACCTTCGATCCGCGGGCGTTCAACGGGCTGAGCAAGCGGCTGACACCTGGAGACGACCAGACGATCGACAACGGCGGCAGCACGCTGAACCTGCTGGCGCTGGAGGCGCTCACCGACAGCGTGATCGGCTACGGCGGCGACAAGGTGCTGATCGCCAGCAAGGCGGCCCGCCGCCAGATCAGCACCGCCTCCCGCCAGGCCGGCGGCGACCTCTATGAGGTGATCGACAGCCGGCACTACTTCGAGGGGGTGGAGATCCTGCTGGTGGAAGAGGACGCCGAGGGCAACGCGGTACTCGGCTACGACGAACCGGGGGACACCACCTCGATCTACTGCTGCGTGCTGGGTGATGCGGCGGTCTGCGGCCTGCAGGGGCCGTTCGAGGGTCGCTACGGCATCTCGGTGCGGGACTTCGGCGAGGTGCACGACGCACCGGTGTTCCGCACGCGGGTCGATTGGTACGTCGGCTTTGCCGTCTGCAACCGCAAGGCGGCAGCGCGCCTGTTCAACGTGGCGCCCATGCCGCTGGTGCTGCCCTGA
- a CDS encoding multicopper oxidase family protein, giving the protein MTTPLRRRQVLGLGLAGLGTAVVGPLLWDRLQRSAARAQPAGAARLASRGGVADLELVAQATRGSLPGGPAELLTYNGRSPGPLLEVNAGDRVRLRLRNELKQPTNLHFHGLHIPPTGTADNVFLSVPPGGSFDYEFTLAKDHPAGLFYVHPHQHGLSADQVFGGLSSALVVRGDLDRIPEVAAAKETVLVLKDFASASGQEAAMGVGRMLGREGPLLTVNGAINPGLAIPSGGLLRLRLLNASNARMYRLALEGHSLVLIATDGGAIATPEPLDELLLAPGERADVLVQGNQTPGSYRLLNLPYQRSGHMGMAAAEDAPRTLATLSYAGTVPPLPLPKALIPVPALPKPERTRRFVMAHAMGTGMGGMKHDMGAMGGGGMAMGGMGMGFQINGQAFEPDRIDTRVALGSTEDWLIVNDDVMDHPFHLHVNPFQVISRAGRPESQRRWKDTVLVKAGEEVRIRVTFRDFPGRTVYHCHNLDHEDLGLMGVLQIE; this is encoded by the coding sequence ATGACCACTCCACTTCGGCGACGGCAGGTACTCGGACTTGGGCTCGCCGGCCTCGGCACGGCCGTGGTCGGCCCACTTCTCTGGGACCGGCTGCAGCGCTCCGCCGCCCGGGCCCAGCCGGCCGGTGCGGCGCGGCTGGCCTCCCGTGGCGGCGTGGCCGATCTGGAGCTGGTGGCCCAGGCCACGCGGGGAAGCCTTCCGGGTGGCCCCGCCGAGCTGCTCACCTACAACGGCCGCTCACCCGGTCCGCTGCTGGAGGTGAACGCCGGCGATCGGGTGCGGCTGCGACTGCGCAATGAACTCAAGCAACCCACCAATCTCCACTTCCACGGGCTCCACATCCCCCCCACCGGCACGGCCGACAACGTCTTCTTGAGCGTGCCGCCCGGTGGCTCCTTCGACTATGAGTTCACGCTCGCCAAAGACCACCCGGCCGGCCTGTTCTACGTCCACCCCCACCAGCACGGACTCTCGGCCGATCAGGTGTTTGGCGGCCTCAGCAGCGCCCTGGTGGTACGCGGCGATCTGGACAGGATTCCGGAAGTGGCGGCCGCCAAAGAAACCGTGCTGGTGCTCAAGGATTTCGCCAGCGCCTCCGGTCAGGAAGCCGCCATGGGCGTGGGGCGCATGCTCGGCCGGGAAGGCCCCCTGCTGACGGTCAACGGGGCGATCAACCCAGGCCTGGCAATTCCCAGCGGCGGCCTGCTGCGGCTGCGCCTGCTCAATGCCTCCAATGCACGGATGTACCGCCTGGCCCTCGAGGGCCACTCACTGGTTCTGATCGCCACCGATGGCGGCGCGATCGCCACCCCAGAGCCTCTCGATGAGCTGCTTCTGGCCCCCGGCGAGCGGGCCGATGTGCTGGTGCAAGGCAACCAGACCCCAGGCAGCTACAGGCTGCTCAACCTGCCCTACCAGCGCAGTGGCCACATGGGGATGGCCGCCGCTGAGGACGCTCCCCGGACCCTGGCCACCCTCAGCTACGCCGGAACGGTGCCACCACTACCTCTGCCGAAGGCCCTGATCCCTGTGCCGGCCCTGCCGAAGCCGGAGCGCACCCGCCGTTTCGTCATGGCCCATGCCATGGGAACGGGCATGGGTGGGATGAAGCACGACATGGGCGCCATGGGCGGAGGCGGCATGGCCATGGGCGGCATGGGCATGGGATTTCAGATCAATGGCCAGGCCTTCGAACCCGATCGCATCGACACTCGGGTTGCCCTCGGGAGCACGGAAGACTGGCTGATCGTCAACGACGACGTGATGGATCACCCCTTCCACTTGCACGTCAATCCCTTCCAGGTGATCAGCCGCGCGGGTCGTCCTGAATCTCAGCGACGCTGGAAAGACACCGTGCTGGTGAAAGCGGGCGAAGAGGTGCGGATCCGCGTCACATTCAGGGATTTCCCGGGGCGCACCGTCTATCACTGTCACAACCTCGACCACGAGGATCTGGGGCTGATGGGGGTGCTGCAGATCGAGTAG
- a CDS encoding heavy metal-responsive transcriptional regulator yields MAAVGIKTGMKIGALAGRSGLPVKTLRYYEDLGLLPAIGRSEGGYRLFAEESLQRLEFIRRLKTLGLSLEEIQDCLAVHDAGELPCGDIQVQLGRQIERIDGQIKELRQLRKELQGLLAGWQSDPAKDDAVICPNLHV; encoded by the coding sequence ATGGCAGCTGTTGGCATCAAGACCGGCATGAAGATCGGGGCGCTGGCCGGCCGCAGCGGCTTGCCGGTCAAGACCCTGCGCTACTACGAAGACTTGGGTCTGCTGCCGGCGATCGGCCGCAGCGAAGGCGGGTACCGCCTCTTCGCCGAGGAGAGCCTGCAACGCCTGGAGTTCATCCGCCGGCTCAAGACCCTCGGGCTCAGCCTGGAGGAGATCCAGGACTGCCTGGCGGTGCACGATGCCGGTGAGCTGCCCTGCGGCGACATCCAGGTCCAGCTGGGGCGCCAGATCGAGCGGATCGATGGCCAGATCAAGGAGCTGCGGCAGCTCCGCAAGGAACTGCAGGGCCTGCTGGCGGGCTGGCAGAGCGATCCAGCCAAGGATGACGCGGTGATCTGCCCCAATCTTCACGTCTGA
- a CDS encoding DUF3721 domain-containing protein produces MSTSSSWYSVNPFALALLFSAGVALAPGAARAQANDMFPSKAAAEKRAKELKCSGAFAMGKDWMPCQNFDVYEKAVSKEK; encoded by the coding sequence GTGTCCACCTCTTCCTCCTGGTATTCCGTGAACCCCTTCGCTCTGGCTCTCCTCTTCTCGGCAGGCGTTGCCCTGGCACCCGGCGCCGCCCGCGCTCAGGCCAACGACATGTTCCCGAGCAAGGCCGCTGCGGAAAAGCGAGCCAAGGAACTCAAGTGCAGCGGCGCCTTTGCAATGGGCAAGGACTGGATGCCCTGCCAGAACTTCGATGTCTATGAGAAAGCCGTCTCCAAGGAGAAGTGA
- a CDS encoding GNAT family N-acetyltransferase — MLWALLEPVFRAGETFPHDPAISEAEAQLAWVEQSQAVMVGVDAAGAVVGTYYLRPNSLALGAHVVNAGYVVAEQTRRLGIGSRLCQHSLQAARRLGFRAMQFNLVVSTNTAGIRCWQRNGFQVVGTLPGGIPPQAAGLRRCPSDGPGPGGGAEAMKVVPLRLPPGADLRRALEAWMAEQQEQAGCVISAVGSLSVAQLRFAGATEEMTIHGDLEILSLSGTLSPDGVHLHIAISGSSGAVIGGHLCVGSLVRTTAELVIGLLPEWQFSRKLDLDTGYAELQIKAQPER, encoded by the coding sequence TTGCTGTGGGCGCTGCTGGAGCCGGTGTTCCGAGCTGGTGAAACCTTCCCCCACGACCCGGCCATCAGCGAGGCCGAGGCCCAGCTGGCCTGGGTGGAGCAGAGCCAGGCGGTGATGGTGGGTGTGGATGCGGCCGGGGCCGTGGTGGGCACCTACTACCTGAGGCCCAACTCCCTCGCGCTCGGCGCCCATGTGGTCAATGCCGGCTATGTGGTTGCCGAGCAGACGCGGCGGCTGGGGATCGGCAGCCGCCTCTGCCAGCACTCCCTGCAGGCGGCCAGGCGGCTGGGGTTCCGGGCGATGCAGTTCAACCTGGTCGTGAGCACCAACACCGCCGGCATCCGCTGCTGGCAGCGCAACGGCTTTCAGGTGGTCGGCACCCTGCCGGGGGGCATTCCGCCACAGGCGGCTGGGTTACGTCGATGCCCTAGTGATGGTCCAGGGCCTGGTGGAGGGGCCGAAGCCATGAAGGTGGTGCCGCTGCGGCTGCCCCCTGGCGCCGACCTGCGTCGGGCGCTGGAGGCCTGGATGGCCGAGCAGCAGGAGCAGGCCGGCTGTGTGATCAGCGCCGTCGGCAGCCTGTCGGTGGCCCAGCTGCGCTTCGCGGGGGCGACTGAGGAAATGACAATCCACGGCGATCTGGAGATCCTCAGCCTCTCCGGCACCCTGTCGCCCGATGGCGTCCACCTGCACATCGCCATCTCAGGCAGCAGCGGCGCTGTGATCGGCGGCCACCTCTGTGTGGGCTCGCTGGTGCGCACCACCGCGGAGCTGGTGATCGGTCTTCTGCCGGAGTGGCAGTTCAGCCGGAAGCTGGATCTGGACACCGGCTACGCCGAGCTGCAGATCAAGGCTCAGCCAGAGCGGTGA
- a CDS encoding DUF302 domain-containing protein, translating to MDPFFILDTPKSFEEASAALQEAVVNQGFGVLAVHDLGNTLRSKGLPFPEQCRIFEVCNPQQAAAVLSTTMALNMALPCRISVYTEAGQTRLGMIRPEAMLAGLSADPSLKELARAVEASTTAIIEAAAA from the coding sequence ATGGATCCGTTCTTCATCCTCGACACTCCGAAATCCTTCGAGGAGGCCAGTGCCGCCCTCCAGGAGGCGGTGGTGAACCAGGGCTTCGGCGTGCTGGCCGTCCATGATCTGGGCAACACTCTGCGCAGCAAGGGCCTGCCGTTCCCGGAGCAGTGCCGCATCTTCGAGGTGTGCAACCCCCAGCAGGCCGCCGCGGTGCTCAGCACCACGATGGCGCTCAACATGGCTCTGCCCTGCCGGATCTCCGTCTACACCGAAGCCGGCCAGACCCGCCTCGGGATGATCCGCCCCGAGGCGATGCTTGCTGGCCTCTCGGCCGATCCCTCCCTGAAGGAGCTGGCACGAGCGGTGGAGGCCTCCACAACGGCGATCATCGAGGCCGCTGCGGCTTAG
- a CDS encoding sigma-70 family RNA polymerase sigma factor, which yields MPRRCGRPVGVGFSAVPQVASPASSSRRQQQSTPLSRSALRARNALVLEHLPLADALASAAARRLFPLVEREDLIQVAREALVRSAPRCRAGEPPAPYLRRCIQGALQHHLCDRVRLVRVPRRLHEQGQCPLGHLSLDATADSEHCLLDQLASPEPEPASSEAMNGLGLEQLVEQLPAAQATALRLTVLEGLSLRAAAAQLQISPMAVQRAQKKALAALRQQLAGGG from the coding sequence TTGCCGCGGCGCTGCGGCCGGCCGGTGGGGGTGGGGTTCTCCGCCGTCCCTCAGGTGGCTTCCCCCGCTTCCTCCTCCCGTCGCCAGCAGCAGTCCACGCCTCTCAGCCGTTCTGCCCTGCGTGCCCGCAATGCCCTGGTGCTGGAGCACCTGCCCCTGGCTGATGCCCTCGCTTCCGCCGCCGCCCGCCGCCTCTTCCCGCTGGTGGAGCGGGAGGATCTGATCCAGGTGGCCCGTGAGGCCCTGGTTCGCTCCGCTCCCCGCTGCAGAGCGGGCGAGCCGCCAGCGCCCTATCTGCGCCGCTGCATCCAAGGGGCGCTGCAGCACCACCTGTGCGATCGGGTGCGGCTGGTGCGCGTGCCACGCCGGCTGCATGAGCAGGGCCAGTGCCCACTGGGGCACCTCAGCCTCGATGCCACAGCCGATAGCGAGCACTGCCTGCTCGATCAGCTGGCCTCCCCTGAGCCCGAGCCGGCATCCAGCGAGGCCATGAATGGCCTGGGGCTGGAGCAGCTGGTCGAGCAGCTGCCCGCAGCCCAGGCCACAGCCCTGCGGCTCACCGTCCTCGAGGGGCTGTCCTTGCGGGCCGCCGCGGCGCAGCTGCAGATCAGCCCGATGGCCGTTCAGCGGGCCCAGAAAAAGGCCCTCGCCGCCCTGCGCCAGCAGCTGGCAGGTGGGGGCTGA
- a CDS encoding DUF411 domain-containing protein: protein MNSTSSRGHSRFLDLLLGVGAVAAVVSGGGSLAARASAPALMPVTSYRSASCGCCKGWVQHMRANGFAVRDVVVADVAVIKRRLGVPARLASCHTAEVAGFALEGHVPAADVKRLLQKRPPLAGLALPGMPLGSPGMESAYGKEAFTVMAFTRTGAISSFSQHAK, encoded by the coding sequence ATGAACTCGACATCAAGCCGCGGTCATTCGCGGTTCCTGGACCTGCTGCTGGGGGTCGGCGCTGTTGCTGCCGTTGTCTCAGGGGGCGGGTCGCTCGCGGCACGCGCCAGTGCTCCAGCCCTGATGCCGGTCACCTCCTATCGATCCGCCAGCTGCGGGTGCTGCAAGGGCTGGGTGCAGCACATGCGCGCCAATGGCTTCGCCGTGCGCGATGTCGTGGTGGCCGATGTCGCCGTGATCAAGCGACGCCTGGGGGTCCCCGCCCGCCTGGCCTCGTGCCACACCGCCGAAGTGGCCGGTTTTGCCCTTGAGGGTCACGTCCCTGCTGCTGATGTGAAACGGCTGCTGCAGAAACGGCCGCCCCTGGCGGGCCTCGCCCTTCCGGGGATGCCCCTGGGCTCCCCAGGCATGGAATCGGCCTACGGCAAAGAGGCGTTCACGGTGATGGCCTTCACGCGGACCGGAGCCATCAGCAGCTTCTCCCAGCACGCCAAATGA
- a CDS encoding DUF2933 domain-containing protein gives MADPNFLSSWSPRRRSRWVLYGFLLVAAFYLLLEHTAHTIPFLPFLVFLACPLMHLFMHGGHGHGHHSAPEGTDSRSTPTPKS, from the coding sequence ATGGCTGATCCCAACTTCCTGTCCAGCTGGTCACCACGCCGCCGATCCCGGTGGGTGCTCTATGGCTTTCTCCTGGTGGCGGCCTTCTACCTGCTGCTGGAGCACACAGCGCACACCATTCCCTTCCTTCCCTTCCTGGTGTTCCTGGCCTGCCCGCTGATGCACCTCTTCATGCATGGCGGCCATGGTCATGGCCATCACAGCGCCCCGGAGGGAACGGACTCGCGATCGACCCCTACCCCCAAGTCGTGA